In Candidatus Dormiibacterota bacterium, the genomic stretch ACGGTCACGGGCCACCAGCTTCCTGCGCATCGCCGGGGTGATGGTGCGCACCGTGCGCCCGACCTCCACGCCGCCGCCGTTCACCGACACCTGGGTGCATGCCGCGTCGCAGGCCAGGCGCCGGGCGAGCTCGCCGACCACCGGGCCCGCCCAGCGCAGGTCCGCGCCCGGCGCGCCGGGCTCGCCCCGAAGCGTGGCCTCCGACGCCATCACCCACAGGTGGGGCCGCTGACCACCGACC encodes the following:
- a CDS encoding HNH endonuclease signature motif containing protein; translated protein: VGGQRPHLWVMASEATLRGEPGAPGADLRWAGPVVGELARRLACDAACTQVSVNGGGVEVGRTVRTITPAMRRKLVARDRGCRFEGCDCPPEWTEAHHIQHWMNDGETELPNLVLACWVHHRLVHEGGWRIWWGANGKLEAEPP